One Micromonospora eburnea genomic region harbors:
- a CDS encoding MBL fold metallo-hydrolase — MRLTVLGCAGSFPGPESPCSAYLLEAEGFRLLIDFGSGALSTLQRYVGLHAPDAILLTHLHCDHMLDAVSYVVVRRYAPDGPYPPLPMYAPPGAPDRLATAYGQEDGTVEDVYQFYGLQPGTFPIGPFTATVDRMNHPVETYGVRLEHGGRVFCYSADTAPCDALLRLAQSADVFLCEASYLDGVENPPDLHLTGREAGEAATKAGVGRLLLTHLVPAWGSEALTIEAAAAAYAGPLEVVRAGACYDV; from the coding sequence ATGCGACTGACCGTCCTCGGCTGCGCGGGCAGCTTCCCCGGCCCCGAGTCCCCCTGCTCGGCATACCTCCTGGAGGCGGAGGGCTTCCGGCTCCTGATCGACTTCGGTTCGGGGGCGCTCTCCACCCTCCAGCGCTACGTCGGGCTGCACGCCCCCGACGCGATCCTCCTCACCCACCTGCACTGCGACCACATGCTCGACGCGGTGTCGTACGTGGTGGTGCGCCGATACGCCCCGGACGGCCCGTACCCGCCCCTGCCGATGTACGCGCCCCCCGGTGCGCCGGACCGGCTGGCCACCGCCTACGGCCAGGAGGACGGCACCGTCGAGGACGTCTACCAGTTCTACGGACTCCAGCCGGGCACCTTCCCGATCGGCCCGTTCACCGCCACCGTCGACCGGATGAACCACCCGGTCGAGACGTACGGTGTGCGACTGGAGCACGGCGGCCGGGTCTTCTGCTACTCGGCGGACACCGCGCCCTGCGACGCGCTGCTGCGCCTGGCGCAGTCGGCCGACGTGTTCCTCTGCGAGGCCAGCTACCTCGACGGCGTGGAGAACCCACCGGACCTGCACCTGACCGGCCGGGAGGCCGGCGAGGCGGCGACCAAGGCCGGGGTCGGCCGGCTGCTGCTCACCCACCTGGTCCCGGCCTGGGGCAGCGAGGCGCTCACCATCGAGGCGGCGGCCGCCGCGTACGCCGGACCGCTGGAAGTGGTCCGTGCCGGCGCCTGCTACGACGTCTGA